Genomic DNA from Paenibacillus sp. KS-LC4:
AACTACGGACGTATGAGGGAAGAATTGAAAAAGCTATTTAATCAATATGAGGAAAATGGGAAAGTAACTTTTATATATGATACAGAGTTATATTGGGGAGAGCTTTAATATTCACTTAAGGAGCTATCATGCCTATTGCAGGGAACAACATTTTATAGGAGCGTGGTATGAATGATGGAGCCCTACAAGGTTCTATCTGAACTTCTAGCCCGAATAGAAGAAGATGTTTCTGGTACGATGGAGACAGACTATTGGGCTGATCTCCCGATCTCCGTTGTTCATTTGCGTCGACTCTTCAAGTTCGCTTTCGGCGTGCCGCTGCAAAGCTATATCCGCTCTCGAAGGCTGGCCGTCAGCTTGGAACATTTGATGCTAACGGAGAAACGGGTTCTCGACATTGCAATCGAATGCGGTTATGAACATGAGCAAACCTTCATACGCGCGTTTAAACGGGAGTATGGGCTTACGCCCGGCGAATGCAGGCATTGTGGCAAGAGCATTCACGTAACACCTCCGCTTCATTTATTTCCAAAGAACAATGTTGGTGGAAATTTGGTTTACGGGCCGGAAATGGTCATGCTGCCAGCCCTCCATTTAATCGGTCAAATGTATCAAATTGAAATCGCCGAAGCGCCGACAAAAGCACCCGAGGCTGCCAAGCAGTTTTGGTGGAGCAAACGGCACGAAGTGCCTAATCCCATGGAGCCCGATATTTATTACGGTTTAACGAGGACCCCTGACCCAGCGCTGAGTTGGACATCCTACATACCATCTATGCGCGTAAACAATCTGAGGCATATTCCTGATGGATTTACGGGCGACACCGTACCTGCTTCCTTGTGCGTCGGGTTTCGATATATCGGGAATCATCATTATGAAGAGCTTGATGAATTTCGCGCAGAGTCGCTATATAAAGCTATAGATAGGCTTGCACAGGAGCACAACGGGAAATATGAGCTTCTGGACAGCGAGTTCTTCCTAGAGAAAATTGATACGGGCGCCTATGATGGACAGTTTTGTCAAATGGAATGGTATACACCTATTAGAGTGAGGCACGCTTAAAATGATCAAAAAAGTCCATTTAATGTACCGCTATTGTGGTAGATTTTGTTGTATAGAAGCATAAAATAGATGCTTGAACGAAAGGAGACAGAATGAATTATAACGAGACGGTTTTAATCGGGGATACCTATTTGATTCCAGCAGTAACGGAATTGTTCGGATTAGAAGGCTATGAAATGAAGCTGATTCCGGCACATGAAGGAGGAAGGAATGTCGTATATAACTGTGAGAAAGGAGGGAGTGCTTCAAAAATACTCAGAATATCTTTCTTGCCCGACAGGAGCCGGGAGGATTTCCTAGGGGAAACGGAATACATTCGGTATTTATTTGAGCATGGAGGCAGTGTCTCGAATGTAATCAGCTCCCGGAAGGGGAAGCTTCTGGAGGAAATCAGCTACAACAACCATACCTTTTTTGTTTGCCTGTTTGAAAAGGCCAAGGGGAAAATGCTTGTAGAAAATAATTATCGGTACCGAGAAGGGGTGCCAATTACCGAATATTATTATAATTGCGGTAAGGTCTTGGGGAAGCTGCACCAAATATCGAAAGGGTATACGCCTGCTCATCGTCGGCATAGTTTTTTTGATAAATACAATGTGGACTATATGGATAAACTGATACCAAGCTCCTTACCTCTGCTGAAGGAGAAGCTGGTAGAGCTTCTCCATACCTTAAAAGGAGTGGACAGCAACGAGGATACATTCGGTATGATTCATTTTGATTACAACGATGGGAATTATTCAATAGACTTTGATAACGGGCAAATCACCGTATATGATTTCGATAATTCTTGTTATTGTTGGTATATGTTTGACTTGGCTGGTCTCTGGACGCACGGAGTGGGATGGATACAGTTCGAGCCAGACGCCGATAAGCGTAAAAAGTTTATGGATGATTATTTTGAAACAGTCCTCGCGGGATACACCTCCGAGACCAAGATCGAAAAGTCGATGTTGGATAAGCTGCCCTTATTTATTAAAGTTACGCTCATGGAAAATATCGTTGACGCCTTCGAGGTGATGCGTAACAACGGTGAGGAGCCGGAATGTGATGAGGAGCTGTCGTATCTTATAAAATGTTTGGAGGATGATATTCCGTATAAGGGATTTTTCCACGAGATTTACGATTGTGAAGAACCCTTTGAATATGAGGAACGAACGATTTAAATAGAATAGCCAGCACTTAGGCCGCGAGTACTTCGACGGCCTTTTCGTGCATGCAACGAAACATTAATCCTATTACTTATGCATAGATAGTTCAGAAATATCACGAAGCTCAAAGTCTTGGCTTCGAGTTAGGTATTGATTGAAAAAGCTGGCATCAATTCCTGTGAGCTGATGGAAGAAGGGGATTTCGGCTTTCCAATCATTCTCAAGCATTCGACCAATGTCGATAACTCCTTTTTTTGAAACAAAATCAATGATCGTTTTCATTTTCATTGGT
This window encodes:
- a CDS encoding phosphotransferase, translated to MNYNETVLIGDTYLIPAVTELFGLEGYEMKLIPAHEGGRNVVYNCEKGGSASKILRISFLPDRSREDFLGETEYIRYLFEHGGSVSNVISSRKGKLLEEISYNNHTFFVCLFEKAKGKMLVENNYRYREGVPITEYYYNCGKVLGKLHQISKGYTPAHRRHSFFDKYNVDYMDKLIPSSLPLLKEKLVELLHTLKGVDSNEDTFGMIHFDYNDGNYSIDFDNGQITVYDFDNSCYCWYMFDLAGLWTHGVGWIQFEPDADKRKKFMDDYFETVLAGYTSETKIEKSMLDKLPLFIKVTLMENIVDAFEVMRNNGEEPECDEELSYLIKCLEDDIPYKGFFHEIYDCEEPFEYEERTI
- a CDS encoding helix-turn-helix domain-containing protein; translation: MMEPYKVLSELLARIEEDVSGTMETDYWADLPISVVHLRRLFKFAFGVPLQSYIRSRRLAVSLEHLMLTEKRVLDIAIECGYEHEQTFIRAFKREYGLTPGECRHCGKSIHVTPPLHLFPKNNVGGNLVYGPEMVMLPALHLIGQMYQIEIAEAPTKAPEAAKQFWWSKRHEVPNPMEPDIYYGLTRTPDPALSWTSYIPSMRVNNLRHIPDGFTGDTVPASLCVGFRYIGNHHYEELDEFRAESLYKAIDRLAQEHNGKYELLDSEFFLEKIDTGAYDGQFCQMEWYTPIRVRHA